The Rosa rugosa chromosome 1, drRosRugo1.1, whole genome shotgun sequence genomic sequence ATCGCTTTGAACATCTTTTTGTGAGCTGCATGTTTAGTAGCAGATAATCAGCATGAAAGAAATCCTAAAGTTTAATATCTTCATTCAcataagagaaaactaaaactaataGATTTTATGAGCATCATTTTGAAGTTGCAACAGTAACAAAAGACTACGAAGAAGCAGTTTGAAGCTTAACAACTACATAAGATTTTGTATTGTGTAAAATTGTTTCTAGTTATCAAATAGATTCATAGAATAAAGGGTGCTGAGTGCTGACTTAGTGATGTCGCAATGTTTCTTATCAGAAATAAAAGAATCTAGCTGGTATGAGTGGGTAACAGATAGCTAATTATAGGAAGGTCATAAGAGCCGTAATAAAATGTTAAAGAGTTTGGGACGGGTAACAAGCAAGAAAGGCACAGTTTGTTATGGTATGAGTACGCACAGTCAAGTAGAAGGGTAAAAGTAGTTTTCTGGTGTTCAAGTAAGTTTCTACACGATGAGGTTTTGGCTACTATAAGTGGTATTATTATATCCAGAGAGTGCATACCTTTCCAATGCACGTATGATATCTTCCATTGAAGGCCTATTACGGAGATCATACTCAAAGCAGCCGTTGATAACATTCTCCACTGCAGGAGGCAAACCACTTGGAACAGGTGGCTTTTCTCGCTTGATCACAACTGAATGATATATCTCTTTAATTGAACTCCCAAACCAGGGTTGACTACCAGTCAACATCTCTGCAAAGCAACATCCAAAGCCCCAAGAATCTGTTTCTAAAGATATAGGACCCCTCACTTCGGGTTCCCACTGTTCTGGAGCCATGTAGTTCGGAGTGCCAAGTCTAAAAGCCATATTAGGATTAGACAATGAAGCCCCAAGAAGTAGAAATGGGATTCCAAAATCTCCAAGGACCACCTGGCCGTGTTCATCTACAAGGATGTTGGACGGCTTCAAGTTTAGCACCAGAAGCCCTAGTGAATGCAATTCTGAAATTCCTTTTGCCAACTCAATCCCATACCTGTAAACATTCACAACATTGGGTTATGATTTCCTAATAACACCAACTATATGCTACACAGAAAAGATATATAACTAACCTTAAAACATCAAAAAGTTGAAGTTTTCCACCCTTCAACCTAGCAACTCGGTCACCAACTGACCCCTCATAAAATTTCATAGCGATGCAGATCTGCCAAGACATTTGAATGACCACTAATCAAGGTACTACCAATATCAATGCTATGAAAGAGAAAGGCACGGGACAAATAACAGAATTCGTCCAGTTAAAAGTGAAAACGAAAAAATATGACTAAATATATTGCAAAATGATGTGCCATGGGACTCACCCTTCCATCAATGATTGAGATACCATGAAACCAACAAACACCGCACAGTCTGCGGAACTTGAAAAATAACTTTTCGAACTTGTGCAGAAACTTTTCTCTGTCCTCCTCCTTCAAAGGATGCAACATCTTAACTGCTACCTCATGATATTCATCATAATCATCTGCTGACTGATGATGAGTTGCTAACCATACATCACCAAAGGGGCCTCGTCCAATTCGGTACTTAAAGTTCAATGAGGCAGGATTGATCCAGGGACTAGTTGGAGTGAGTGCAGCTACAACAGTTGTTAGATGATCAGGGTCTCCCTCAAAGAGCTCATACTCGAAAGCAATTGCAGGCTTTTCTTTTGCAATTTGCTGCTCCATTTTGCTGCTAAAAATACATTGATGAACCAACAGGCTCCAAGTCAATAATCTGCCAACGTCCTTTTTATTGCCATATAAAATATACAATCAACATGCAAAGTAACTACAGAAAGAGAAACTAATAATAACAACATGGAAGAAATTTCCCCAAGAGCTTGAAATAGTAGTCTGGCTATGAAATAAATATCCGAGATACATAGTTGATACGGTTAACTTCTGTTAACCATGTCAATGAGAATATTTAAGTTTACAAACACTAATAATGTTCCAAGTTCCAGCCGCTGGGCGGTATGTCATTACTAGCAGTAGAGTAGCTTTTTAGTTAGTTGAGGAGCTGTAATTAGTTAGCACATTAGAAGTCTGCAAAATGGCATGAATACTCTGTTAAAAGGAATGAGGTGTATGAATAACAATGATACAAGGAGAAAGAATTCAAACATAATATCCACAGAGAACTCGAGGCTTTCAATGCGAAAACTACAACCGCGATGACATTACATATTAGTTCTTCACTCCATTTCATCTCTACGAGTTTTACTACACAAAGAAGCAAGCTTAAGTCTCAACAGCGCCAGTGTGTGAAGATACTGCAAATCAGTATCAGGCGAATGCGAAAACGAAAACAACTGAAGGTACAAAAGATTCCAATTCATGGATTGGGTGTAACAGAAAGTACTATTTGAACAAACTGCACctatggttaaaaaaaaaatcagatcatttacttgaacaaaataTACATCTAACAATCAAATTGCAAGTCTCCGGAGACTCAAGACTACCAAGCCCTAACATCAATCAAAGCTACATAAACAGGAATAGTCATAATTAACCCCAAAACACATCAAGCATCAGCACAAAAAGCTCGAACCACCCAATTTTGTAAACAAAAACCGATCAAAATGGAAACAAAAGGTACcggaaatgaaaataaaatttgaaattgaagcAGAGACTTACTGGAGAGAAACAGAAGCTCCGTGACGTCCGGGAGCGAAACTCGAACTAGACCAGAAAaagtttcatttttttataaaatGAGAGTGAGATATTTATGTGCGAGTGGGAGCGCGACTGGTGTTTTGTattgttttgatggttgaagaagaaggagaaggagaagagaatAGAATGGAATCGTGACGCGAGGGGGTACCGAATCTTCGGTGCACCTGGCCCAATTTGATAGCCACATCAACGAATGTCCAGCGATGAAGCTGCTTGTAGAGACACGTCACTGGAAATTATGCGTCAAGTTGTCACTCTATCAAATAATTTAGTGCTCACCCTATCCCAATATTTTTGGATTTATATTTGAGATTGGATTGTAACGGAACCGTTCGTCTTCTATTCATTCATAGCATATCTTCTTGGCTACACTCTCTatataattgaatttttttaccGATATAATCCTCGTATATTTAAAAAGTATAACTCAGCGGTAGGGACAACATAGTCAATTCacaaaatagaaaattaaagaattaaaaaaaagaaaaaaaaaaaaagaaacttggTGGTTCTATGAAAAATCTTGCAATGATGATCAATATGAGAGACTCTACGTACATCTTTTCAGAGATTGCACTCGAGCCAAATAAGTATGGCAAAATTTCAACATTCTTCCTAGTATGAGAGTCACTTTTTATATAGATTGAGTACGATAGTTTACTACAAACTTGTTGTTTGatcgaaggaaaaaaaaaaacaaacaaacaaacaatcaATCTTAAATCCTCTAGGCATTTGGAAATGCCCAATACTCCAATTCTCTGGGTATTCAGAAAAACTCCAATCCTCTTGGCATTGGAAAAAACCCAAAACTCCATTCCTCTAAAGATTGGGAAACTCTCAATATATACAAGGTTGCTTTGCCATTCCTCCAATAATACATTGCACTTTGTGACTCCGGCCATCCCTCTTGAGAATGAAAATTGCAGTAGAAGGTTGCATGCATGGTGACCTCGACAATGTCTACAGGACCCTCCAACACATAGAAAGAATTCACGACACCAAAATCGACCTCCTCCTCTGCTGCGGAGACTTTCAGGCCGTCAGGAATGAACACGATTTGAAGAGCTTAAAGGCGTCTCCAAAACACAGGAAGATGAACTCCTTTTGGAAGTACTATTCCGGCGAGGCCATCGCTCCCTATCCCACCATATTCATCGGCGGCAACCACGAAGCCTCTAACTATCTCTGGGAACTCTACTACGGAGGTTGGGCCGCACCAAATATATACTTCTTAGGGTTTGCTGGGGTCGTCAAGTTCGGAAACCTTCGCATTGGTGGCCTCTCTGGTATTTATAAATCGCGAGATCACTATAGTTCAGGACACTATGAGAGGCCTCCTTATAATGAACATACCATCAAGTCTGTATATCATGTTCGCGAGTATGACGTACACAAACTCATGCAGGTTGAGGAACCGATCGATATTTTTCTTTCACATGATTGGCCTGTAAACATCACTGATCATGGAGACTTGAAGCAACTCCTTCAAAAGAAACCATTTTTTACGAAGGAGGTTCGGGAGAAAAAGCTGGGAAGTGATGCTGCTGCTTACTTgctagagaaactgaaaccaccCTATTGGTTTTCAGCTCATCTGCACTGCAAATTTGCAGCTCGTGTTCAACACGGTGGGGAAGGTGGTCCGGTGACGAATTTTCTTGCTCTTGATAAGTGTGGTGAACATAGGGACTTTCTGCAGGTTATTGATGTTGAATCAGGGCCAGGGCCTTATGAGATTCAATATGATGAGGAATGGCTCGAAATAACTAGACGGTTTAACCCTGCTTTCCCTCTCACCATCGCAAGTGCGAATTTCAGTAATGTGTATCTTGACAAGGAAGCTTGTCGAAACTGGGTGAGGAGTAAGCTACAAGCAAGAGGAGCCAGACCTTTTGAATTCTGCCAGACAGCTCCATCTCATAATCCCTCTAAGAAATCTGATTACTCAAGTGGTGCCTTTCCTGTATGTCCTAGGAATCCTCAAACAGAATCTTTGTTGCAGTTTCTGGAACTTCCTTACCTTCTTGATAACATGTCAGAATCTTTGGATGCAACAAGAAATTCTTTTCCATCTAGCCATGGTTATAATAACCCTGAAGAGATTTTCATTGATGATGCGGATGAGTTACAATAACCCCGAAGAGATTTTTATTGATGATGTGGATGAGACAGATCCAGAAGAATGACCTTGCTGAAAGAGGTTGTGGATGCTGAACATGAAAATATTTGGAAATCCAGTGTGGTGGTGATCCTTGTTGTAAAAATTCTTCAATTATGTAGTTA encodes the following:
- the LOC133729010 gene encoding lariat debranching enzyme-like encodes the protein MKIAVEGCMHGDLDNVYRTLQHIERIHDTKIDLLLCCGDFQAVRNEHDLKSLKASPKHRKMNSFWKYYSGEAIAPYPTIFIGGNHEASNYLWELYYGGWAAPNIYFLGFAGVVKFGNLRIGGLSGIYKSRDHYSSGHYERPPYNEHTIKSVYHVREYDVHKLMQVEEPIDIFLSHDWPVNITDHGDLKQLLQKKPFFTKEVREKKLGSDAAAYLLEKLKPPYWFSAHLHCKFAARVQHGGEGGPVTNFLALDKCGEHRDFLQVIDVESGPGPYEIQYDEEWLEITRRFNPAFPLTIASANFSNVYLDKEACRNWVRSKLQARGARPFEFCQTAPSHNPSKKSDYSSGAFPVCPRNPQTESLLQFLELPYLLDNMSESLDATRNSFPSSHGYNNPEEIFIDDADELQ
- the LOC133725089 gene encoding protein KINASE OF THE OUTER CHLOROPLAST MEMBRANE 1-like, which produces MEQQIAKEKPAIAFEYELFEGDPDHLTTVVAALTPTSPWINPASLNFKYRIGRGPFGDVWLATHHQSADDYDEYHEVAVKMLHPLKEEDREKFLHKFEKLFFKFRRLCGVCWFHGISIIDGRICIAMKFYEGSVGDRVARLKGGKLQLFDVLRYGIELAKGISELHSLGLLVLNLKPSNILVDEHGQVVLGDFGIPFLLLGASLSNPNMAFRLGTPNYMAPEQWEPEVRGPISLETDSWGFGCCFAEMLTGSQPWFGSSIKEIYHSVVIKREKPPVPSGLPPAVENVINGCFEYDLRNRPSMEDIIRALESSQKDVQSDGEWLGLGSSTPAGKLSSGSYSAWHLLKDDLQVGDIVRSRKPVNARKRQALDVPEGIVTGLESDSGSALVKIPRARKPVRVSVLTLERVTSGLTAGDWVRLKGELHKHSPVGILHSIQHDGSVAVGFIGLETLWRGKSSDIEMADAYYVGEFVRLKANVVSPRFEWPRKGGGGAWATGRISQVLPNGCLVVRFPGRLEFGDEACSFLADPYEVELVSFETCPGLVKKYQHVEDFHWAVRPLTIAFGLFTAMKFSLFVGRNVSARVKGRRNSLQGQSGGNSAWLPPPVANLFKEGSSTATAR